A window from Deinococcus aquiradiocola encodes these proteins:
- a CDS encoding beta strand repeat-containing protein, whose translation MAGAYQIVGDASATATTWGGTIGTYQTTAGNYAGGTASATFRSSLVTTVTASKDTGNNQNSVYVGDASGATTTLKDPMSTRAGAGYTAFSPTFTPANVEGLYVVTNALKQDGSFTTKTVTDSTNPANTQTVREKDDPTCYGATGAAGSTGSCLRGTLTVTFSRPVTNPVLHITGVGGNARRTNDVWGAATRLRLLTGGVTVTPVGTPTNLAVTTVSGTPSIGVTSFGSGTLVATGTGTPQVNTYDIIQGTCTPAAGTTSAGCGSFRFTGTVSQLQFEVRLETKKVVAATSTNTPYPYALYSGPPGSTVDSGPTADAVNLAVSVDEDFGDAPASYDPGAAASHVIGDLKLGATVDADNTGTLNGGTAITPSPNAVAAGADNTGTNGDGADEDAITTFPALAANDTAYSLTVPISGASQSGQVCGWVDFGRNGTFDTGERACSAFASGATSVVLNWTGLTGLSAGTNYVRLRASYDTAGVQSPTGRLDSGEVEDYRLTIKAAPTVTLNKSVVSRAAAADQFTVQLKNGAAVTASGTTSGAGTTAGTGAVTVLSGTAYTLTEVMAAGPSPLTYYDTAVTCTNSTAGSSTVLPSGAGQSFTLTPAAGDAITCTLTNTAKPDLTITKTHTGTWTKGDLARTYTLTVTNSGVTATSGTVTVVDTLPTGLSAVSIAGTGWTCVKSTLTCTRSDALAAGASYPVITVTVDVDTTSPTASTSVTNQATVSGGNEGNTTNDTASDVTPIAGAPGGTTGTCSAYTNASPTNLNFSGAGTLVSGTANTAGAVYRFSNVATGMDALVTVNSVSATSATLLQGGLSANLTANGSASVEYRVDLVLSGTSTPAAPIDVFLYSFDIDGLSTSNPLSDYAEYVGPNSVFYNSPTRLALTSGTRGAQSSTYLGYNDPNGNDPRNALGAVYLDVNSFVLRAGFSGGTSNASRGVTFDGKTSNSALFTQIACSDLAPRTTDLSITKAGPAVVTAGTTVTYTLTVTNNGLGKADGATFADTVPATLTGVTATCGTLSGGAAGCSASVSGSTVTGSVATFPRNAAVTVTVTGTVPANASGSLSNTATVTAPTTVSDTSTGNNTSNTVTTAINVPPTAVNDTGTTAAGVAKTFSVTGNDTDAAPGTVNAASTVFAATGQPAGSTLSNGNRTLTVPGEGVYTLDNTGNVTFTPAPGYSGTTTPVNYTVQDDQGATSNAATLTVTVTPVATSDTATTAPSTLVNVPVLNNDLGTGKVLTSLLFPATGQPATSVVSNGGKTLTNADGVYAIRTDGTVDFTPALGRTGTLNPVLYTFVDAAGQTSNPASLTVTVSAITPPVAVNDSKTTPRNTPVALEGATNDTARTLPIDTTSVILTAGGTVSNGGKTLTNAEGTYTVQANGTVIFTPVSTFAGTTTPVSYTVK comes from the coding sequence ATGGCAGGCGCATATCAGATCGTGGGCGACGCGTCCGCCACGGCCACCACCTGGGGCGGCACCATCGGCACCTACCAGACGACAGCCGGCAACTACGCGGGCGGCACCGCCTCCGCCACCTTCCGGTCGTCGCTCGTCACGACCGTCACGGCCAGCAAGGACACCGGCAACAACCAGAACTCCGTGTATGTCGGCGACGCTTCCGGAGCGACCACGACCCTGAAAGATCCCATGTCCACCCGTGCGGGCGCAGGCTACACCGCCTTCTCTCCGACCTTCACACCCGCGAACGTCGAAGGCCTCTATGTCGTGACCAACGCCCTCAAGCAGGACGGGAGCTTCACCACCAAGACCGTCACCGACTCCACCAACCCCGCGAACACGCAGACAGTTCGCGAGAAGGACGACCCCACCTGTTACGGCGCCACCGGCGCGGCAGGCAGTACCGGCAGCTGCCTGCGCGGCACCCTGACCGTCACTTTCAGCCGCCCCGTCACCAACCCCGTCCTGCACATCACCGGCGTCGGCGGGAACGCCCGGCGCACCAACGACGTCTGGGGTGCGGCCACCCGCCTGCGGCTCCTCACGGGCGGCGTCACGGTCACGCCGGTCGGCACTCCTACCAACCTCGCCGTCACCACCGTGTCGGGCACCCCGTCCATCGGCGTGACGAGCTTCGGTTCCGGCACACTGGTCGCGACAGGCACCGGTACCCCGCAGGTGAACACCTACGACATCATCCAGGGCACCTGCACCCCGGCCGCCGGCACCACCTCCGCCGGCTGCGGAAGCTTCAGGTTCACGGGAACCGTCTCGCAGCTGCAGTTCGAGGTGCGCCTGGAAACGAAGAAGGTTGTCGCCGCCACTTCGACCAACACCCCCTACCCTTACGCGCTTTACTCCGGGCCGCCCGGCAGCACGGTCGACAGCGGCCCGACCGCAGACGCCGTCAACCTGGCTGTCAGTGTCGACGAGGACTTCGGGGACGCCCCGGCGAGCTACGACCCGGGGGCCGCCGCGAGCCACGTGATCGGGGACCTGAAGCTCGGTGCGACGGTCGACGCGGACAACACCGGCACTCTGAACGGCGGGACGGCCATCACGCCCAGTCCGAACGCCGTGGCGGCCGGGGCGGACAACACCGGCACGAACGGTGACGGGGCGGACGAGGACGCCATCACGACCTTCCCGGCCCTCGCCGCCAACGACACGGCATACAGCCTGACGGTCCCGATCAGCGGCGCGAGTCAGTCCGGACAGGTGTGCGGATGGGTGGACTTCGGGCGCAACGGGACCTTCGACACGGGCGAACGCGCCTGCTCGGCCTTCGCGTCCGGCGCGACCAGCGTGGTGCTCAACTGGACCGGCCTGACCGGCCTGAGCGCTGGCACGAACTACGTGCGCCTGCGGGCCAGTTACGACACGGCGGGCGTGCAGTCCCCGACCGGCCGACTCGACAGCGGTGAGGTGGAAGACTACCGCCTGACCATCAAGGCGGCGCCCACCGTGACGCTGAACAAGTCCGTGGTCAGCCGTGCGGCCGCGGCCGATCAGTTCACGGTGCAGCTCAAGAACGGCGCGGCCGTCACGGCGAGCGGCACGACCAGCGGAGCGGGCACGACGGCCGGGACGGGCGCCGTCACGGTCCTGAGCGGCACGGCGTACACCCTGACGGAAGTCATGGCGGCCGGCCCGTCGCCGCTCACGTACTACGACACCGCCGTGACCTGCACCAACAGCACGGCCGGGTCCAGCACGGTCCTGCCGAGCGGGGCAGGGCAGAGCTTCACGCTGACCCCCGCCGCGGGCGACGCCATCACCTGCACCCTCACCAACACCGCCAAACCGGACCTCACCATCACCAAGACGCACACCGGCACCTGGACGAAAGGCGATCTCGCGCGCACGTACACCCTCACCGTCACGAACAGCGGCGTGACCGCCACCAGCGGCACCGTGACCGTCGTGGACACGCTCCCCACCGGCCTGAGCGCCGTGTCCATCGCCGGGACCGGCTGGACGTGCGTGAAGAGCACCCTCACCTGCACCCGCAGCGACGCCCTCGCGGCCGGGGCGAGCTACCCCGTCATCACGGTCACCGTGGATGTGGACACCACCTCGCCCACGGCCAGCACCAGCGTCACCAACCAGGCGACCGTCAGTGGCGGCAACGAAGGCAACACCACCAACGACACGGCGAGCGACGTGACTCCCATCGCGGGCGCGCCGGGCGGCACGACCGGCACCTGCTCGGCGTACACGAACGCCAGTCCCACCAACCTGAACTTCAGCGGGGCAGGCACCCTGGTGTCCGGCACGGCCAACACGGCGGGCGCCGTGTACCGTTTCAGCAACGTCGCGACCGGTATGGACGCGCTCGTGACCGTCAACTCGGTCAGCGCCACGAGCGCCACCCTGCTGCAGGGCGGCCTGAGCGCCAACCTCACCGCGAACGGCAGCGCGTCCGTCGAGTACCGCGTGGACCTCGTCCTGTCCGGGACATCCACGCCTGCCGCACCGATCGACGTCTTCCTGTACTCCTTCGACATCGACGGGCTCTCCACCAGCAACCCCCTCAGCGACTACGCGGAGTACGTCGGCCCGAACAGCGTCTTCTACAACTCTCCCACCCGTCTCGCCCTGACGTCCGGCACGCGCGGCGCACAGAGCAGCACCTACCTGGGGTACAACGACCCGAACGGCAACGACCCCCGCAACGCGCTCGGCGCGGTGTACCTGGACGTGAACAGCTTCGTGCTGCGGGCAGGCTTCTCGGGCGGCACGTCGAACGCCTCGCGCGGCGTGACGTTCGACGGAAAGACGAGCAACTCCGCCCTGTTCACGCAGATCGCCTGCAGCGACCTGGCCCCCCGCACCACCGACCTGAGCATCACCAAGGCCGGACCTGCCGTCGTCACGGCCGGTACGACCGTCACGTACACTCTCACCGTCACGAACAACGGACTCGGCAAGGCGGATGGCGCGACCTTCGCCGACACCGTGCCCGCCACCCTCACCGGCGTGACCGCCACCTGCGGCACCCTCAGCGGCGGCGCGGCCGGATGCAGCGCGAGCGTCAGCGGCAGCACCGTGACGGGCAGCGTCGCCACCTTCCCGAGAAACGCGGCCGTGACCGTCACCGTGACCGGCACCGTGCCCGCCAACGCCTCCGGATCGCTCAGCAACACCGCCACCGTCACCGCGCCCACCACCGTCAGCGACACCAGCACCGGCAACAACACCAGCAACACCGTCACCACCGCCATCAACGTTCCGCCCACCGCCGTGAACGACACGGGCACGACGGCGGCCGGCGTGGCGAAGACGTTCAGCGTGACCGGTAACGACACGGACGCCGCGCCCGGCACGGTCAACGCGGCCAGCACGGTCTTCGCGGCCACCGGGCAGCCTGCGGGCAGCACGCTCAGCAACGGCAACCGCACCCTCACCGTTCCGGGCGAGGGTGTCTACACCCTCGACAACACGGGCAACGTGACGTTCACGCCCGCCCCCGGGTACAGCGGCACCACCACCCCCGTCAACTACACCGTCCAGGACGACCAGGGCGCCACCAGCAACGCGGCCACCCTCACCGTCACGGTGACGCCTGTCGCCACCAGCGACACCGCCACCACCGCGCCCAGCACCCTGGTGAACGTTCCCGTCCTGAACAACGACCTCGGGACCGGCAAGGTCCTCACCAGCCTGCTCTTCCCGGCGACAGGACAACCCGCAACCAGCGTCGTCAGCAACGGCGGCAAGACCCTGACCAACGCGGATGGCGTGTACGCCATCCGGACCGACGGGACCGTCGACTTCACCCCGGCCCTCGGCCGGACCGGCACCCTGAACCCGGTGCTGTACACCTTCGTGGACGCGGCCGGACAGACGAGCAACCCGGCCAGCCTCACCGTCACGGTCAGCGCCATCACCCCGCCGGTGGCCGTGAACGACAGCAAGACCACCCCCAGGAACACGCCCGTCGCCCTGGAAGGCGCGACGAACGACACCGCCAGGACGCTGCCCATCGACACCACCTCCGTGATCCTGACGGCGGGCGGCACCGTCAGCAACGGCGGCAAGACCCTGACGAACGCCGAGGGCACGTACACGGTGCAGGCGAACGGCACGGTGATCTTCACGCCGGTCAGCACCTTCGCGGGAACGACCACGCCGGTCAGCTACACCGTGAAG
- a CDS encoding LacI family DNA-binding transcriptional regulator: MTSRVTIADVARLAGVSAVTVSKTLNNTGRISDDTRARVLRAVQDLGYIANPAARSLRGARSNLIGMVIPELMSPYFAELARAAAESAGEAGLDLGVFTTSRDPARERQRVAALTGGMADGVIIVVPTDDAAHLAILEKSRTPIVLISHFGAKTDLPNVRADSYHGACAATRHLLGLGHTRIGFVAGAVESTQAQERLRAYRDTMRERGLLDPELIRPGNFTQRRGFTATHELLALKEAPTAIFASSDATAFGALDAVKDRGLRVPQDISVVGFDDIATASQSHPALTTVRHPIRQMSEQALNLLASAFQGQDVRGTQLDHHSELVIRDSTAPPRTT; encoded by the coding sequence ATGACTTCACGCGTCACCATCGCGGACGTCGCCCGTCTCGCTGGCGTGTCCGCCGTCACCGTGTCCAAAACACTGAACAACACCGGACGCATCTCAGACGACACCCGTGCGCGTGTCCTCCGGGCCGTCCAGGACCTCGGCTATATCGCCAATCCCGCCGCCCGCAGCCTGCGCGGCGCGCGGAGCAACCTGATCGGCATGGTGATCCCCGAACTCATGAGTCCGTACTTCGCGGAACTCGCCCGCGCCGCCGCCGAATCGGCCGGCGAGGCAGGCCTCGACCTGGGCGTCTTCACCACCAGCCGCGACCCTGCACGCGAACGGCAACGCGTGGCCGCCCTCACGGGCGGCATGGCGGACGGCGTGATCATCGTGGTCCCCACCGACGACGCCGCTCACCTCGCCATCCTCGAGAAGAGCCGCACGCCCATCGTGCTCATCAGTCACTTCGGCGCGAAGACCGACCTCCCGAACGTCCGCGCCGACTCGTACCACGGCGCATGCGCCGCCACCCGACATCTGCTCGGCCTGGGACACACCCGCATCGGGTTCGTGGCGGGCGCGGTGGAGTCCACGCAGGCGCAGGAACGACTGCGCGCGTACCGGGACACCATGCGTGAACGCGGGCTGCTGGACCCCGAACTGATCCGCCCCGGCAACTTCACGCAGCGGCGCGGCTTCACGGCCACGCACGAACTGCTGGCCCTGAAGGAAGCGCCCACTGCCATCTTCGCGTCCAGCGACGCCACGGCCTTCGGTGCGCTCGACGCCGTCAAGGACCGGGGCCTGCGCGTCCCGCAGGACATCAGCGTCGTCGGCTTCGACGACATCGCCACCGCCAGCCAGAGCCACCCGGCCCTCACCACCGTCCGTCACCCCATCCGTCAGATGAGCGAGCAGGCCCTGAACCTCCTCGCGTCCGCCTTCCAGGGGCAGGACGTTCGCGGCACGCAGCTCGACCACCACAGCGAACTCGTGATCCGCGACAGCACCGCGCCCCCCCGCACGACCTGA
- a CDS encoding ABC transporter permease translates to MTDVLHPSPTAARATARQRGLQRAWRHRGLYLMLLPGLVWFVVFRYWPLWNAQIAFKDFQPVQGILHSPWVGLGNFTQFFHSYYFTQLMTNTLLISFAKLLIGLPPAIVLAVAIHESTRGRLARFTQTVTYLPHFLSWVIVFGILLAMLSPSSGLVNRGLQATGLDPVNFLTDPGRFRFVVIFSDIWKETGWSAILFLAALIGISPSLYEAAEVDGATRWQRIRHISLPGMLDVIVLVTLLRLGHILDAGFYQIYVLYSLPVYSVADVIDTWVYRQGIQNFQFSLATAVGLFKGLIGLLMIVVANRVARRYAGQGLY, encoded by the coding sequence ATGACAGACGTGCTCCACCCCTCCCCCACCGCCGCACGCGCGACCGCGAGGCAACGCGGCCTGCAGCGCGCCTGGCGGCACCGGGGCCTGTACCTGATGCTACTGCCGGGCCTCGTCTGGTTCGTGGTCTTCCGGTACTGGCCGCTCTGGAACGCCCAGATCGCCTTCAAGGACTTCCAGCCGGTCCAGGGTATCCTGCACAGCCCCTGGGTGGGCCTGGGCAACTTCACGCAGTTCTTCCACTCGTACTACTTCACGCAGCTCATGACGAACACGCTTCTCATCTCCTTCGCGAAACTGCTGATCGGCCTGCCGCCCGCCATCGTGCTCGCCGTCGCCATCCACGAGAGTACCCGGGGGCGCCTGGCACGCTTCACGCAGACCGTCACGTACCTCCCGCACTTCCTGTCGTGGGTGATCGTGTTCGGCATTCTGCTCGCCATGCTGTCCCCCAGCAGCGGCCTCGTGAACCGGGGCCTGCAGGCGACCGGGCTGGACCCCGTGAACTTCCTGACGGACCCCGGCAGGTTCCGGTTCGTCGTGATTTTCAGCGACATCTGGAAAGAGACCGGGTGGAGCGCCATCCTGTTCCTCGCGGCCCTGATCGGCATCAGCCCCTCGCTGTACGAGGCGGCCGAGGTGGACGGCGCGACCCGCTGGCAGCGCATCCGGCACATCTCGCTGCCCGGCATGCTGGACGTGATCGTGCTCGTGACCCTGCTGCGCCTGGGGCACATCCTGGACGCCGGGTTCTACCAGATCTACGTGCTGTACTCGCTGCCGGTGTACTCGGTGGCGGACGTGATCGACACGTGGGTGTACCGGCAGGGCATTCAGAACTTCCAGTTCTCTCTCGCGACCGCCGTGGGGCTCTTCAAGGGCCTGATCGGCCTGCTGATGATCGTGGTCGCGAACCGCGTCGCCCGCCGCTACGCCGGCCAGGGCCTGTACTGA
- a CDS encoding carbohydrate ABC transporter permease, with protein sequence MTRIRRRGDAAFDRSVNAFLITVLLVTLLPLVYVVSVSLTPLGETNTLLPLRVSLNAYAELLKQPALLRALGVSVFLTVTGVLLSMLLTVATAYPLSRADLPGRKFLTGMILFTFLFNAGLIPLYLVVRDLHLVDTYWALLLHGAVSVYNLLVMKNFFQNLPESLEEAAKIDGANDLQVLWHIVLPLSKPILLTVGLFYAVTQWNSFFEPLLYLSDSKMMPLPVVLRDILTGLNSADYVDAAATTTAPPDALKMAAVVLTTLPMLLVYPWIQRYFTSGTLSGGVKG encoded by the coding sequence ATGACCAGAATCCGCCGCAGAGGTGACGCCGCCTTCGACCGCAGCGTGAACGCCTTCCTGATCACCGTGCTGCTCGTGACGCTCCTCCCACTCGTGTACGTCGTGTCGGTCAGTCTCACACCCCTCGGCGAGACGAACACTCTCCTCCCCTTGCGCGTGTCGCTGAACGCCTACGCCGAGCTGCTCAAACAGCCCGCGCTGCTGCGTGCCCTGGGCGTCAGCGTGTTCCTGACGGTGACGGGTGTGCTGCTCAGCATGCTGCTGACCGTCGCGACAGCGTACCCGCTCTCCCGCGCGGACCTGCCGGGCCGCAAGTTCCTGACCGGCATGATCCTGTTCACGTTCCTGTTCAACGCCGGGCTGATCCCACTGTACCTGGTGGTGCGGGACCTGCACCTGGTGGACACGTACTGGGCGCTCCTCCTGCACGGCGCCGTCAGTGTCTACAACCTGCTCGTCATGAAGAACTTCTTCCAGAACCTTCCCGAGAGCCTCGAAGAGGCCGCGAAGATCGACGGGGCGAACGACCTGCAGGTGCTGTGGCACATCGTGCTGCCGCTCTCCAAACCGATCCTGCTGACCGTCGGGCTGTTCTACGCCGTCACGCAGTGGAACAGCTTCTTCGAACCGCTGCTGTACCTGTCGGACAGCAAGATGATGCCGCTCCCCGTCGTGCTGCGCGACATCCTGACGGGCCTGAACTCCGCCGATTACGTCGACGCGGCCGCCACCACCACCGCCCCGCCGGACGCCCTGAAAATGGCGGCCGTGGTCCTGACGACCCTGCCGATGCTGCTCGTGTACCCGTGGATTCAGCGGTACTTCACGTCCGGCACCCTGTCCGGAGGTGTCAAGGGATGA
- a CDS encoding extracellular solute-binding protein, with translation MTRTLHALTVLVSLGSAVLGQAAAQSADLNVTLYAANPEAPAPGSGWETADLIRAASGANLKFTMIPTGADGDNKIGALAAANSLPDLFEIRNRTLFYQLIRQGQIAPVGPLLTLMPQRTRARYSSTTRNGLVNENGQMYGLQEPAALSRQYGIMVRQDWLDRLNLRAPTTLEDFLNVARAFTERDPDGNGRKDTYGYCGVIDFDNSGIFPSLGLGNHFQWIYGAYGVPGTWNYRNGTAFAANLRSPAYRQATEYVRKLVDARVMDPDWATMKRSDLRNRWQQGRCGMFFESVGGFNAGFKNFDANNPRGDATFIAAPTGPGNHRSMGTYANAGTLLVVSRKAMDAGKGQAIAKLLEWANSGPGYMQLVFGTKGLDYTLVKGVPTVTNRNATERLTDTQLKYLSLNGSTQELKARYATARYSDGRSVSLSDLLAFTQRRNNWIDRSGDLVVPAAPNQADIDRYVSESLVQFVLGQRPLNDSSWKSFQDGLNGLNFTAYEKNAAAALRANGYLK, from the coding sequence ATGACCCGTACCCTGCACGCCCTCACCGTCCTCGTCTCGCTCGGCAGTGCCGTTCTCGGTCAGGCCGCCGCGCAGTCCGCCGACCTGAACGTCACCCTGTACGCCGCGAACCCCGAAGCGCCCGCCCCCGGCAGCGGCTGGGAGACGGCGGACCTCATCCGGGCCGCGTCCGGCGCGAACCTGAAATTCACCATGATCCCCACCGGCGCGGACGGTGACAACAAGATCGGCGCGCTCGCCGCCGCCAACAGCCTGCCCGACCTGTTCGAGATCCGCAACCGCACCCTCTTCTACCAGCTGATCCGCCAGGGGCAGATCGCGCCCGTCGGGCCGCTTCTCACACTGATGCCGCAACGCACCCGCGCCCGCTACAGCAGCACCACCCGTAACGGCCTCGTGAACGAGAACGGCCAGATGTACGGCCTGCAGGAACCCGCCGCGCTCAGCCGCCAGTACGGCATCATGGTGCGTCAGGACTGGCTCGACAGGCTGAACCTCAGGGCACCCACCACCCTGGAGGACTTCCTGAACGTCGCGCGCGCCTTCACGGAACGCGACCCGGACGGCAACGGCCGCAAGGACACCTACGGGTACTGCGGCGTGATCGACTTCGACAACTCAGGCATCTTCCCGAGCCTCGGGCTGGGCAACCACTTCCAGTGGATCTACGGCGCGTACGGCGTGCCCGGCACCTGGAACTACCGCAACGGCACCGCCTTCGCCGCGAACCTCCGCAGCCCCGCCTACCGGCAGGCGACCGAGTACGTCCGGAAGCTCGTGGACGCGCGCGTCATGGACCCCGACTGGGCCACCATGAAACGCAGCGACCTGCGCAACCGCTGGCAGCAGGGCCGCTGCGGCATGTTCTTCGAGAGCGTCGGCGGCTTCAACGCGGGCTTCAAGAACTTCGACGCCAACAACCCCAGGGGCGACGCGACCTTCATCGCCGCGCCCACCGGTCCAGGCAACCACCGCTCCATGGGCACGTACGCGAACGCGGGCACGCTGCTCGTCGTGTCCAGGAAGGCCATGGACGCCGGCAAGGGACAGGCCATCGCGAAACTGCTGGAATGGGCGAACAGCGGTCCCGGATACATGCAGCTCGTGTTCGGCACGAAGGGCCTGGACTACACGCTCGTGAAGGGCGTCCCGACCGTCACGAACCGCAACGCCACCGAACGCCTCACCGACACGCAGCTCAAGTACCTGTCCCTGAACGGCTCCACGCAAGAACTCAAGGCCCGCTACGCCACCGCGCGCTACAGCGACGGGCGCAGCGTGAGCCTGTCGGACCTGCTGGCGTTCACGCAGCGCCGCAACAACTGGATCGACCGCAGCGGCGACCTCGTCGTGCCCGCCGCGCCGAACCAGGCGGACATCGACCGGTACGTGTCGGAATCGCTGGTGCAGTTCGTGCTGGGGCAGCGGCCCCTGAACGACAGCAGCTGGAAGTCATTCCAGGACGGCCTGAACGGCCTGAACTTCACGGCGTACGAGAAGAACGCCGCCGCCGCCCTCCGGGCGAACGGCTACCTCAAGTAA
- the iolB gene encoding 5-deoxy-glucuronate isomerase produces the protein MTQYFHTVPSRPGLNALQDDACELLNFAKLNLAAGERVSGTSGDRELLLVALSGRATVQVGDRTFEWVGGRASVFAGLPHSVYVPRGHTWTVTALTDFQAALPSAPSDLDTAPYEIRPEQVHTGQWGTLNYARHFREILVAPNGLPASRLIVGETITPSGHWSTYPPHRHEQDSGTEKRHEEMYYFRVSSREGWGLTRHYSPERGYDETYTVRDDTLLSIPHGYHTYTGAPGYSSYYLWFLAGDGRTQGASLDPDVGWVQKTVGMM, from the coding sequence ATGACCCAGTACTTCCACACCGTTCCGTCACGACCCGGCCTGAACGCACTGCAGGACGACGCCTGCGAACTGCTGAACTTCGCGAAACTGAACCTCGCGGCGGGCGAACGCGTGAGCGGCACCTCCGGCGACCGCGAACTGCTGCTCGTCGCGCTGAGCGGCCGCGCCACCGTGCAGGTGGGCGACCGGACCTTCGAGTGGGTGGGCGGACGCGCCAGCGTGTTCGCGGGCCTGCCGCACAGCGTGTACGTCCCGCGCGGGCACACGTGGACCGTCACCGCCCTCACCGATTTCCAGGCCGCCCTGCCGTCCGCGCCCAGCGACCTCGACACCGCCCCCTACGAGATCCGGCCCGAACAGGTGCACACCGGACAGTGGGGCACCCTGAACTACGCGCGGCACTTCCGCGAGATCCTCGTCGCGCCCAACGGTCTGCCTGCCAGTCGCCTGATCGTGGGCGAGACGATCACGCCCAGCGGACACTGGAGCACCTACCCCCCTCACCGGCACGAACAGGACTCGGGCACCGAGAAACGCCACGAGGAGATGTACTACTTCCGGGTGAGCAGCAGGGAAGGCTGGGGCCTGACGCGCCACTACTCCCCCGAGCGCGGCTACGACGAGACGTACACCGTGCGCGACGACACGCTGCTGTCCATCCCGCACGGGTATCACACCTACACGGGCGCGCCCGGGTACAGCAGCTACTACCTGTGGTTCCTGGCGGGCGACGGGCGCACGCAGGGCGCGAGCCTCGACCCGGACGTCGGCTGGGTGCAGAAGACCGTGGGGATGATGTGA
- the kduD gene encoding 2-dehydro-3-deoxy-D-gluconate 5-dehydrogenase KduD, protein MTPGPFDLTGRVALVTGGGSGIGQALAVALAQAGADVAITMHASSGARTGEEVRAAGRRFSEWQVDLSRLDEAGAVDLIGRTEAELGPVDILVNNAGIIRRENAETHPDEDWLAVTAVNQHATWRLCRAAGTRMLTRGHGKIVNVASLLSFQGGVRVPAYTASKHAVAGLTKALANEWAARGVNVNAVAPGYIDTANTAALRADPERSRAILDRIPAGRWGTASDLAQPVVFLASPASDYVNGHVLVVDGGWLAR, encoded by the coding sequence GTGACGCCCGGCCCCTTCGACCTGACCGGCAGGGTGGCCCTCGTCACGGGAGGCGGCAGCGGGATCGGACAGGCGCTCGCGGTGGCCCTCGCGCAGGCCGGGGCGGACGTGGCCATCACCATGCACGCGAGCAGCGGCGCCCGGACCGGCGAGGAGGTGAGGGCGGCCGGACGACGCTTCTCGGAATGGCAGGTGGACCTCTCGCGGCTGGACGAGGCCGGAGCGGTCGACCTGATCGGCCGGACCGAAGCTGAACTGGGCCCGGTGGACATCCTCGTGAACAACGCGGGCATCATCCGCCGCGAGAACGCCGAAACCCACCCGGACGAGGACTGGCTGGCCGTGACGGCCGTCAACCAGCACGCCACCTGGCGGCTGTGCCGCGCCGCCGGGACGCGCATGCTGACGCGCGGGCACGGCAAGATCGTGAACGTCGCTTCCCTGCTGTCCTTCCAGGGCGGCGTCCGCGTGCCCGCGTACACGGCCAGCAAGCACGCCGTGGCGGGCCTCACCAAGGCCCTCGCGAACGAGTGGGCGGCACGCGGAGTGAACGTGAACGCCGTCGCGCCCGGCTACATCGACACGGCGAACACGGCCGCCCTGCGCGCCGACCCGGAACGCAGCCGCGCCATCCTGGACCGCATTCCGGCCGGACGGTGGGGCACCGCCTCCGACCTCGCTCAGCCGGTCGTGTTCCTGGCGTCGCCCGCCAGCGACTACGTGAACGGACACGTGCTGGTGGTGGACGGTGGCTGGCTCGCCCGCTGA